In a genomic window of Shouchella clausii:
- the dnaI gene encoding primosomal protein DnaI: protein MEPIEQALKAFDQDGRLQKRIERQRQELLDSAIVQAFLQEHPDVTRSMIDRALSKLYEFKKERGNCQTCPGLDHCPNMIKGFQPVLYTERGSIEISYSRCQLKREREAEQAKLQLIQSLYIPKDILKATFDDMEQNEERAEALSEGLEFALSANPGEKGKGLYLYGKFGVGKTYLLGAIANELKTKNIQSYLIYTPDFFREMKQAIGDGSFQEKLEAVRKAPVLMLDDIGAETTTAWTRDEVLGPILQYRMAEKLPTLFTSNYDYDELEEQLAYSEKGGIERLKAKRIMERIKHFTTFVEVGGQNRRSM, encoded by the coding sequence ATGGAACCAATAGAACAGGCGCTGAAAGCTTTTGACCAGGATGGGCGCCTGCAAAAACGGATTGAGCGCCAAAGGCAGGAGCTGCTAGATAGCGCGATTGTACAAGCCTTTTTGCAAGAGCATCCTGATGTAACCCGCTCGATGATCGACCGTGCCCTTAGCAAACTATACGAGTTTAAAAAGGAACGAGGGAACTGCCAAACTTGCCCTGGATTAGACCATTGTCCGAATATGATTAAAGGGTTTCAACCGGTGCTTTATACAGAAAGAGGCAGCATTGAGATTTCTTATAGCCGCTGCCAACTAAAACGGGAGCGAGAGGCGGAGCAAGCCAAACTACAGCTAATCCAGTCGCTTTATATTCCTAAAGATATCCTTAAAGCAACGTTTGACGATATGGAACAAAATGAGGAACGGGCAGAGGCGCTAAGTGAAGGGCTTGAATTTGCTTTATCTGCCAATCCAGGAGAAAAGGGCAAGGGCCTATACTTATACGGGAAATTTGGCGTAGGAAAGACCTATTTATTAGGGGCTATCGCAAATGAATTAAAAACAAAAAACATCCAATCCTATTTGATTTATACACCTGACTTCTTTAGGGAAATGAAGCAAGCCATTGGCGATGGGTCCTTTCAAGAAAAGCTGGAAGCTGTCCGAAAAGCCCCTGTTCTGATGCTAGATGACATTGGAGCGGAAACAACAACTGCTTGGACCCGTGACGAAGTTTTAGGCCCAATTCTTCAGTACAGAATGGCTGAGAAACTGCCAACGTTGTTTACTTCAAATTACGATTACGATGAGTTAGAAGAGCAGCTTGCCTATTCGGAAAAAGGCGGGATCGAACGGCTAAAAGCAAAACGGATTATGGAAAGGATCAAACATTTTACCACATTCGTAGAAGTGGGCGGACAAAATCGGCGCAGTATGTAG
- a CDS encoding replication initiation and membrane attachment family protein, with the protein MPWHWKEVLPVDQFTVRLAGFITDMDSHVLTLLYQPLIGAEAVGLYNSLRSQLPSGKYQGDIHTHHQLSVLLDLGLPKLLEARKKLEAIDLLRTYRKKTDDVRFFMYELQPPMKPHRFFRDDVLSVFLYNRLGKQGYRAVRERFALPELDSSEFEEVTESFSSVFTSLTHSEMQPALMNEQDGALKGANGEALIGKDSDGLRFDDFDVELMKQALSSFIVPPEVLTDRLIDLIKKLAFVYQVEPLTMANLVEQASRGDMLDEDDLRKTIKEWYRLENGTKPPALGLKTQPQSARTMTKEPETEEERSIQFYEQTPPITLLEMRQEGAAVSPADARLIEELIVDYKLHPGVANVLIDYVLFQHDMKLSRGFMLKIAGHWKRKKVKTVPGAMGLVKEDKQKQANASPRQTYKRNARQDKLPKWLMAEQEKGNSQEGKQAGGVDEATESKTSASQTESKKRIAALMEERKRLREKKDEGEWNQ; encoded by the coding sequence ATGCCTTGGCATTGGAAAGAAGTTCTTCCTGTAGACCAGTTCACAGTGCGGCTGGCCGGTTTTATCACAGACATGGATAGCCATGTACTTACCCTTTTGTATCAGCCTTTGATTGGCGCTGAAGCAGTTGGCCTGTACAATAGTTTGAGATCGCAGCTTCCTTCAGGGAAGTACCAAGGCGATATCCATACTCACCATCAACTTAGCGTCCTCCTTGACTTGGGTTTGCCTAAGCTGCTCGAAGCGCGGAAAAAGTTAGAAGCGATTGATTTGCTCAGGACATACCGAAAAAAAACAGACGACGTCCGCTTTTTTATGTATGAATTACAGCCGCCAATGAAACCGCACCGTTTTTTCCGAGATGATGTTCTTAGCGTTTTTTTGTATAACAGGCTAGGCAAACAAGGATACCGAGCAGTAAGGGAACGCTTTGCTCTGCCCGAGTTGGACAGTAGCGAGTTTGAAGAAGTGACTGAATCCTTTTCTAGTGTATTTACCTCTTTAACTCATTCAGAAATGCAGCCAGCGTTAATGAACGAACAAGACGGTGCATTGAAAGGAGCAAATGGAGAGGCGCTAATTGGCAAGGACAGCGATGGCCTTCGCTTTGATGATTTTGACGTTGAATTAATGAAACAAGCGTTGTCTAGCTTTATTGTTCCGCCAGAAGTGTTGACTGATCGATTGATCGACTTGATCAAAAAACTAGCCTTTGTTTACCAAGTTGAGCCGTTAACAATGGCGAATTTAGTTGAGCAAGCTTCTCGAGGCGACATGTTGGATGAAGACGACTTACGTAAAACGATCAAAGAGTGGTACCGCCTTGAAAATGGCACAAAACCGCCTGCGCTTGGTTTAAAAACACAGCCACAGTCGGCGCGAACGATGACGAAAGAGCCGGAAACAGAAGAAGAACGGTCGATCCAGTTTTACGAGCAAACACCGCCGATCACACTCTTGGAAATGCGCCAAGAAGGGGCAGCGGTTTCTCCAGCTGACGCCCGCTTGATTGAAGAACTCATCGTTGACTATAAATTGCATCCAGGTGTGGCGAACGTGCTGATTGATTATGTCCTATTCCAACATGATATGAAGCTTTCCCGCGGCTTTATGTTAAAAATTGCTGGCCATTGGAAGCGAAAAAAAGTAAAAACGGTGCCAGGCGCTATGGGGCTTGTGAAGGAAGACAAACAAAAACAGGCCAATGCATCGCCGCGGCAAACATATAAGCGAAATGCGCGCCAAGACAAACTACCAAAGTGGCTAATGGCTGAGCAAGAAAAGGGAAATAGTCAAGAAGGCAAACAAGCTGGCGGTGTGGATGAAGCGACTGAATCAAAAACAAGCGCAAGTCAAACAGAGTCAAAAAAACGGATTGCTGCATTAATGGAGGAACGAAAACGACTAAGGGAAAAAAAGGATGAGGGCGAATGGAACCAATAG
- the mqnC gene encoding cyclic dehypoxanthinyl futalosine synthase — MSIDAILERAVNGERISMADAVKLYESDDLDKLGKAADTIMKKWHPEPITTFVIGRNVNYTNFCDTYCSFCAFYRPPNHKDGYVLDDEVIFQKIKETQDVGGTEILMQGGTNPNLKLDYYTNLLKGIKERFPDIWMHSFSPAEIWKIAEVMDMSIEDVLRELHKAGLDSMPGGGAEILTEETRMRVSRLKVTADQWLDAMKTAKKVGMFGTATMVIGFGESFEERALHLQRVRDAQDETECFTAFISWLLQPENTGLRRLKKLTPEDYLKNVAISRIFLDNIANFQSSWVTMGPEVGKKSLHFGCNDFGSTMMEENVVSAANTTHKVNSNLTLKLIREAGKIPAQRNTKYEILRTFSENENVEKDFIMQN; from the coding sequence ATGAGCATAGATGCCATATTAGAACGGGCAGTAAACGGCGAGCGCATTTCGATGGCCGATGCCGTTAAGCTTTACGAGAGCGACGATCTCGATAAACTTGGCAAAGCAGCTGATACGATTATGAAAAAATGGCACCCTGAGCCAATAACGACATTTGTGATCGGTCGCAATGTGAACTACACGAACTTTTGCGATACATATTGTTCGTTTTGCGCCTTTTACCGACCGCCTAACCATAAAGATGGCTACGTTCTTGATGATGAAGTCATTTTTCAAAAAATCAAGGAAACACAAGACGTTGGCGGGACAGAAATATTAATGCAGGGCGGAACCAACCCTAACTTAAAGCTTGATTACTATACAAACTTGCTAAAAGGCATTAAAGAACGTTTTCCAGATATTTGGATGCATTCCTTTTCCCCTGCGGAAATCTGGAAAATCGCTGAAGTGATGGACATGTCGATTGAAGACGTGCTTCGGGAACTCCACAAAGCGGGGCTTGACAGTATGCCAGGCGGAGGCGCTGAAATTTTGACTGAAGAGACACGGATGCGTGTCAGCCGTTTAAAAGTGACGGCCGATCAGTGGCTTGATGCGATGAAGACAGCGAAAAAAGTCGGCATGTTTGGAACGGCAACAATGGTCATTGGCTTTGGTGAATCGTTTGAAGAACGGGCCTTGCATTTGCAGCGCGTTCGTGATGCCCAAGACGAAACAGAATGTTTCACGGCTTTCATTTCTTGGCTGCTACAACCGGAAAATACAGGGTTGAGAAGGCTGAAAAAATTGACGCCAGAAGATTATTTGAAAAACGTAGCGATTTCAAGGATTTTCCTCGATAATATCGCCAATTTCCAATCTTCCTGGGTGACTATGGGGCCTGAGGTCGGCAAAAAATCGCTTCATTTTGGCTGTAACGATTTTGGTAGCACAATGATGGAAGAAAATGTTGTATCTGCTGCAAATACGACACACAAAGTCAATTCAAACTTGACGCTTAAATTGATTCGTGAAGCTGGAAAAATACCAGCCCAACGTAACACAAAATATGAGATATTAAGGACGTTTTCAGAAAACGAAAACGTTGAGAAAGACTTTATCATGCAAAATTGA
- the ytxC gene encoding putative sporulation protein YtxC, translating to MIAIHFEERGNCSRLFDELRGYMATYEPYGFGGAVEKNSEATITVRYENKDVDFYESFHPFLASIFAEYVIETKEDEWLMDIAENLFYFTDEEEKQQIVAIAQAILQGDRNDIPSVKPHFDRRAFLYDAFASHLNPDTTFYYEPFLTFRLKEYGEMLIDCIELAIDEYLMEQDYQAMVENLRHYIRITPARLPMIYLVHKDMFTFYDEHFRELTAEEMAYYLKQELVFETGLDFSEMVISPLVSMAPGHVHVFTDEPDHGVILTIQAIFQERLTIFPLQERH from the coding sequence GTGATTGCCATTCATTTTGAAGAGCGCGGCAACTGCTCGCGCCTGTTTGATGAATTGAGGGGCTATATGGCAACCTATGAGCCATATGGTTTTGGCGGGGCAGTGGAAAAAAACAGTGAAGCGACGATCACCGTCCGTTATGAAAACAAAGACGTCGATTTTTATGAGTCGTTCCATCCTTTTTTGGCCTCGATCTTTGCAGAATATGTCATAGAAACAAAGGAAGATGAATGGTTAATGGACATTGCTGAGAACCTTTTTTATTTTACCGACGAAGAGGAAAAGCAGCAAATTGTCGCCATTGCCCAAGCCATTCTTCAAGGGGATCGGAATGATATCCCATCTGTTAAGCCGCATTTTGATAGACGTGCATTTCTATATGACGCCTTCGCCTCACACCTCAACCCGGATACGACATTTTATTACGAACCATTTCTGACATTCCGGCTAAAAGAATATGGAGAAATGTTAATTGATTGTATCGAGCTTGCCATTGACGAATATTTAATGGAACAAGATTACCAGGCAATGGTTGAAAATTTGCGCCATTATATCCGTATCACACCTGCACGGTTGCCAATGATCTACCTCGTTCACAAGGACATGTTTACGTTTTATGATGAACATTTCCGGGAGTTGACTGCTGAAGAAATGGCTTATTATTTAAAGCAAGAGCTTGTATTTGAAACAGGTCTTGATTTTTCTGAAATGGTCATTAGCCCGCTCGTTAGCATGGCGCCAGGACATGTCCATGTATTTACTGACGAACCAGACCATGGCGTCATTTTAACGATTCAAGCGATCTTTCAAGAACGGCTGACGATTTTCCCTTTGCAAGAACGCCATTAA